CGGGAAGAGGGCGTGCTCCTGGAACATCAGGGCCGGCCGCCCGCCGGGGGTCTCGATGGACCCCTTCGACGGGCGGTCGAGTCCGGCCACCAGATTGAGCAGCGTCGACTTTCCGCACCCGGACGCTCCCAGGAGGGTGACGAACTCACCCGGAGCGACATCGAGCGTGATGTCGTCCAGCACGAGCTGGTGCCCCGTGGGTCCGGCGAAGGACTTCGAGACATGCGCGAGACGGGCTGCGTGCTCGACCGTCGTACGGTCCTCGGCCTTGGTGAGGGTAGGGGTCGCCATGGTCGTCACCTCCTGGGAATCCTTACGTCCTGCTGCGGATGGGCGGGCTACTTGACGCCGAGGCCGGCGTCGGCGACCTCGGGCAGTCCCTCGGCCTTGAGGATCTTGTTCAGCGGGCCCAGGTCGTAGATGCCCTGGAGGTTCGGCTCCTTGAGCAGACCGGACTTGACCGAGTGCCCGGCCTGCGTCTTGAGCGTCTCGGCCAGCGGGTCATCGGTGATCTCGATGGACTCCCAGGCCGGGTCGAGGATCTCCTTGGGCAGCGGCTTGCCGCTCAGGGTCTCCAGCGCCTTGTTGGCGGAAGCCTTGGCCTGGTCCGGGTTGGCGTTGATCCACTTGTTGGTGGAGACCGAACCCTTCAGCACCGCCTCGACCACGTCCGGGTGCTCGTCGAGGAACTTCTGCGACACGATGATGTTCGTGATCACGAACTTCTTGTCCGGCCACAGGTCCTTCTCGTCGAGGAGCACCTTCGCACCCTCGGAGACCAGCTTGGACGCCGTCGGCTCGGGAACCCAAGCCCCGTCCAGGTCACCGGACTTGTAGGCGTCCGGGGTCACCTTGTTGTCCGAGCGGACCACGGAGACATCGCCCTTGCCGCTCTGGGCGTCGACCTTCCAGCCCTTCTCGGAGATCCAGTTGAGGAAGGCCACGTCCTGGGTGTTGCCGAGCTGGGGGGTGGCGATCTTCTTGCCCTTGAGGTCGTCCAGGGTCTTGATCTTGTCCGGGTTGACGACCAGCTTCACCCCGCCGGAGGCCGAACCGGAGATGATCCGCAGTCCCTTGCCCTGGGACTTGCTGTACCCGTTGATGGAGGGGGAGGGGCCGATGAAGCCGATGTCGATGGAGCCGGCGTTCAGCGCCTCGATCTCGGACGGGCCCGCGTTGAAGGTCGTCGACTCGACCTTGGTGCCGCCCAGTTCCTTCTGGATGGTGCCTTCCTGGATACCGACCAGGGCGGTGGCGTGCGTGAGGTTCGGGAAGTACCCGATCTTCACGGTGTCGGAGGAGAGCTTCTTCCCTCCGGCGGAGACGTTCGTCCTGGCGTCGTCGTCCTTGGCCTCGGAGCCGTAGCCGCAGGCGGTGGCCGCCAGGGCGAGCAGCGGCAGGGCGGCGACGGCGGCGAGGCCGCGGCGAACGGTGGAACGCGGGGCAGGCACGGGAGGTTTTCCTCTCGTTGGCCCGGTCCCACGCCCCGCTGTCTGGTCAGGGGGGCGCGGCCGGGAGGTCGGCAGGTCTTCGGCGGTACGGGTGCGGGGGGTGCAGGGCGCGCGAGCGGTGCGCGTACGTCATCACGCACATCGCCCGACCCCGCCCTGGCCGCTGCCGAGGGCGCCGCTGCCCACGCGGCCGCCCTCCTTCGCGAAGGAGGAGAAGAAGTCGGTGGCCATCAGAAGTCCCATTCGGCGTCGTCGTCGGCCGCCACGACGGCTCCTTCGGCCGCCGCGAACGCGGCGCCCGCCATACCGGCGCTCAGCGTCGTCCCGTCCGCCGGGTCGATCAGCAGGAACGATCCGGTACGCCGGGAGTCCTCGTACGCGTCGAGCGCGAGCGGCTCGGCGGTGCGCACGACGACCCGCCCGATGTCGTTGGCGACCAGCTGCCCGGGGGCCGGGTGCTGGGACAGGTCGTCCAGGGTGAGCCGGGACGGGATGTCCTTGACGATCGCCTTGACGGTGCGGGTGGTGTGCTTGAGCAGCACGCGCTGGCCCACCGAGAGAGGCTGGTCGGCGACGTGGCAGACGGTCGCCTCGACGTCCTGGGTGACCGGCGGGGCGTCGTCGGCGGGGGCGATCAGGTCGCCGCGCGAGATGTCGATGTCGTCGGCCAGCCGGAGCGTCACCGACTGCGGGGCCCAGGCGATGTCGACGCTCTCGCCGAGCGCGTCGATGCCGGTGATCGTCGTCGTACGCCCCGAGGGGAGGACGGAGACGGACTCGCCGACCCGGAACACCCCGGCCGCGATCTGACCGGCGTACCCCCGGTAGTCGGGGTGCTCGGCGGACTGCGGGCGGATCACGTACTGCACGGGGAGGCGCGCGTGGCAGGCGGTGAGGTCGTGGCTGACCGGCACCGTCTCCAGGTGCTCCAGGACGGTCGGTCCGCCGTACCAGTCCATGTGCGCGGACGGCTCCACCACGTTGTCCCCGGCCAGCGCCGAGATCGGGATCGCGGTGATCTCCGGGACGCCGAGCGATGCGGCGTACGCGGTGAACTCCTCGGCTATCGCGGCGAACACGGGCTCCGCGTAGTCGACCAGGTCCATCTTGTTGACCGCCAGCACCACGTGCGGCACACGCAGCAGCGCGGCGACGGCGGCGTGCCGGCGGGTCTGCTCGACGACCCCGTTGCGGGCGTCGACGAGCACCACGGCCAGCTCCGCCGTGGAGGCGCCGGTCACCATGTTCCGGGTGTACTGCACATGGCCCGGGGTGTCGGCGAGGATGAACCGCCGCCGGGTGGTGGCGAAGTAGCGGTAGGCGACATCGATGGTGATGCCCTGCTCGCGCTCGGCCCGCAGCCCGTCGGTCAGCAGTGCCAGGTCCGGCGCCTCCTGCCCGCGGCCCCGTGACACCTGCTCGACGGCCTCCAACTGGTCGGTGAGGACCGACTTGGAGTCGTGCAGCAGCCGGCCCACCAGGGTGGACTTGCCGTCGTCGACGGACCCGGCGGTGGCGAAGCGCAGCAGGGTGGTGGCGCTCAACTGCTCAGCTGTGGTGGTCATTTAGAAGTACCCCTCGCGCTTGCGGTCTTCCATCGCGGCCTCGGACATCTTGTCGTCCGCGCGGGTCGCGCCCCGCTCGGTGAGCCGGGAGGCGGCGATCTCGGTGATCACGGCGTCCAGCGTGGTGGCGTCCGAGTCGACGGCTCCGGTGCAGGACATGTCGCCGACCGTTCGGTAGCGCACGAGCCGGGTCTCGGCGGCCTCGTGCTCCTTCGGCCCGCCCCAGTCACCCGCCGTCAGCCACATGCCGTTGCGGTTGAACACCTCGCGCTCGTGGGCGAAGTAGATCTCCGGCAGCTCGATGCCCTCACGCTCGATGTACTGCCAGACGTCCAGCTCGGTCCAGTTGGAGATCGGGAAGACCCGGACGTGCTCACCGGGGGCGTGCCGGCCGTTGTACAGCTGCCACAGCTCGGGCCGCTGACGGCGCGGGTCCCACTGGGAGAACTCGTCGCGCAGCGAGAACACCCGCTCCTTGGCGCGCGCCTTCTCCTCGTCGCGCCGCCCGCCGCCGAACACCGCGTCGAAGCGGTGCTGCTGGATCGCCTCGGTCAGCGGCACGGTCTGGAGCGGGTTGCGGGTGCCGTCGGGGCGCTCGCGGAGCTTCCCGGCGTCGATGTACTCCTGCACGGAGGCGACGTGCAGCCGCAGCCCGTGCTTCTCGACCGTACGGTCGCGGTAGTCGAGGACCTCGGGGAAGTTGTGCCCGGTGTCCACGTGCAGCAGCGCGAACGGCACCGGGGCGGGCGCGAACGCCTTGAGCGCCAGGTGCAGCATCACGATGGAGTCCTTGCCGCCGGAGAACAGGATCACCGGCCGCTCGAACTCGCCCGCCACCTCGCGGAAGACGTGGACCGCCTCGGACTCCAGGGAGTCCAGGTGGCTGAGCGCGTACGGGTTCGCTGTGCCCTCGGACACGGTGGTGGTGACGGCACTCACGCCAGGCCCCTCTCGGTGAGCAGCGCGTGAAGCGCCGCCGCTGACTCCTGCACGGTCTGCTGGTGCGACTCGATCCGCAGGTCGGGCGATTCGGGGGCCTCGTAGGGGTCGTCGACCCCGGTGAGCCCGCTGATCTCGCCGGCCGCCTGCTTGGCGTAAAGGCCCTTCACATCGCGTACGGAGCACACCTCGACGGGGGTCGCGACGTGCACCTCCAGGTAGGTGGTGGACTCGGTGGCGTGCCGCTTGCGGACGGCCTCGCGACTGTCGGCGAACGGAGCGATGACGGGGACCAGCACCTTCACGCCGTTGGCCGCGAGCAGTTCGGCGACGAAGCCGATCCGGGCCACGTTGGTGTGCCGGTCCTCGCGGGAGAAGCCGAGGCCCGCCGAGAGGAACTCGCGGATCTCGTCGCCGTCGAGCACCTCCACCTTGTGGCCCTCGGTCCGCAGCCGGCCCGCCAGTTCGTACGCGATGGTGGTCTTGCCCGCGCTCGGCAGACCGGTGAGCCAGATCGTGGCCCCCGTCTCCGTCACGCTCATCGAACTCTCCTGATCAGTCGTCATCAGCCGTGCAGCCCGCATTCGGTCTTGCCCCGTCCGGACCAGCGGCCGGCGCGTGCGTCCTCGCCCTCCAGCACCCGGCGGGTGCAGGGCGCGCAGCCGACCGAGGCGTAACCGTCCATCAGCAGCGGGTTGGTGAGCACCCCGTGCTCGGCGACGTAGGCGTCCACGTCCTCCTGGGTCCAGCGGGCGATGGGGGAGACCTTCACCTTGCGGCGCTTGGCGTCCCAGCCGACGACCGGGGTGTTCGCCCGGGTCGGCGACTCGTCACGGCGCAGGCCCGTCGCCCACGCGGCGTACGCGGTCAGACCGTCCTCCAACGGCTTCACCTTGCGCAGCGCGCAGCACAGGTCGGGGTCCCGGTCGTGCAGCTTCTCGCCGTACTCCGCGTCCTGCTCGGCGACCGTCTGCCGGGGGGTGATCGTGATGACGTTGACGTCCATCACCGCGTCCACCGCGTCCCGGGTGCCGATGGTCTCCGGGAAGTGGTAGCCGGTGTCCAGGAAGACCACGTCCACGCCCGGCAGCACCCGCGACGCCAGGTGCGCGACCACGGCGTCCTCCATCGAGGAGGTGACGCAGAAGCGCGGTCCGAAGGTGTCGGTCGTCCACTTCAGGATCTCGACGGCGGAGGCGTCCTCCAGCTCCCGTCCGGCCCGCTCGGCCAGCGCCCGGAGCTCCTCGTCGGTCAGCTCTCCGCTCAGCAGAGTGTCCGTCATATCGCTTCCCCTTCACCGTCGTTGCGCTGCACGCCCCGGGTCAGCAGACCCAGGAACTTCAGCTGGAACGCACGGTTGCAGGAAGCGCATTCCCAGGCGCCGTGACCGGTCTCGTTGGGGCGCAGGTCCTCGTCGCCGCAGTACGGGCAGTAGAACGGGGCGGCTCGTTCGCTCATGACAGCGACTCCGCACTGGCGCGTGCCGCCCAGGCCGCGAAGCGCTCGCCGTCCTCGCGCTCCTCCTGGAACCGGCCGAGCACCCGCTCGACGTAGTCCGGCAGTTCGGCCGACGTGACCTTCAGGCCGCGGACCTTGCGGCCGAACCCGGCCTCCAGGCCCAGCGCCCCGCCGAGGTGCACCTGGTAGCCCTCGACCTGCTCGCCGTTCTCGTCCAGCATCAGCTGGCCCTTGAGACCGATGTCGGCGACCTGGATCCGGGCGCAGGCGTTCGGGCAGCCGTTGATGTTGATGGTGATCGGGTGGTCGAACTCCGGTATGCGGCGCTCCAGTTCGTCGATGAGGGAGGCGCCGCGGGCCTTCGTCTCGACGATCGCCAGCTTGCAGAACTCGATGCCGGTGCAGGCCATCGTGCCGCGCCGGAACGGAGACGGCGTGACCTTGAGGTCCAGCGCCTCAAGACCGGCGACCAGGGAGTCGACCTGCTCCTCGGCCACGTCCAGCACGATCATCTTCTGCTCGGCGGTGGTCCGCACCCGGCCGGAACCGTGCGCGTCCGCCAGGTCGGCGATCTTGGCGAGCGTGGAGCCGTCGACCCGGCCCACCCGCGCGGCGAAGCCGACGTAGAAACGGCCGTCCTTCTGCCGGTGCACCCCGAGGTGGTCGCGCCAGGTCTGGGCGGGCTGCTCGGGCGCGGGCCCGTCGACCAGCTTCCGCTTCAGGTACTCGTCCTCCAGGATCTGGCGGAACTTCTCCGCGCCCCAGTCCGCGACCAGGAACTTCAGCCGGGCGCGGGTGCGCAGCCGCCGGTAGCCGTAGTCGCGGAAGATCCCGATGACCCCGCCGTACACGTCCGGCACCTCGTCCAGCGGCACCCAGGCGCCGAGCCGCACCCCGAGCTTGGGGTTGGTGGAGAGGCCGCCGCCGACCCAGAGGTCGAAGCCGGGGCCGTGCTCGGGGTGGTTCACGCCGACGAAGGCGACGTCGTTGATCTCGTGCGCCACGTCCAGGTGCGGGGAGCCGGAGACGGCGGACTTGAACTTTCGGGGCAGGTTGGAGAAGTCGGGGTTGCCGATGAACCGGCGCTGGATCTCGTCGATCGCGGGCGTACCGTCGATGATCTCGTTCTCGGCGATGCCCGCGACGGGGGAGCCGAGGATCACCCGGGGCGTGTCACCGCAGGCCTCGGTGGTGGACAGGCCCACCTCTTCGAGCCGCCGCCAGATCTCCGGCACGTCCTCGATGCGGATCCAGTGGTACTGCACGTTCTGCCGGTCGGTGAGGTCGGCGGTCCCGCGCGCGAACTCCTGCGAGATCTCGCCGACCACCCGCAGCTGCTGCGTGGTCAGTCGGCCGCCGTCGATCCGGACCCGCAGCATGAAGTACTCGTCGTCCAGCTCCTCCGGCTCCAGCACGGCCGTCTTGCCGCCGTCGATGCCGGGCTTGCGCTGGGTGTACAGCCCCCACCAGCGCATCCGTCCACGCAGGTCGTTCGGGTCGATGGACTCGAAGCCGCGCTTGGAGTAGATCGTCTCAATACGTGTCCGTACGTTGAGACCGTCGTCGTCCTTCTTGAACTGCTCGTTCCCGTTGAGCGGGGTGTGGTGGCCCACGGCCCACTGGCCCTCGCCACGGTGGCGTCCGGCCTTGCGGCGGGGCGTGGTGGTCGCAGGCTGTTCCGGGGTGGCGGCCATGACAATACGTCCTTCGGGACTGCGGGAGGGCGGCTCTGAGCGGCACACTCGCGCTGAGGCGCGGCGGTGCGCAGGTCGGTTCAGAGGGAAGAGAAGAGCGGCGGTGCTGGGGCTGTCAGCTCACCGGACAGATGGCGCTGGACATGCGGCCGAGGTCGACGTGGCGTCGACTCACCAAGGCAATTCCAGTTCCAGACATGACGGAAGCGTGTCACGCGCATCTCGGGGCAGTCCACCACTATCCGCTATGTGGACGGCTGGGTCTCGAAAGCTGGGACGATGTGGTGCCGGTCACGGTGCGCTCCATCGGCATTGCCGACAAATCGCTTGCGCAGGCCCGAAGAGGAGACGTGAAGAGGGGAGGCCAGGAGGGGGCGGTGGTGCCACCGCCCCCTCCGGTCTCCGGTCTGTCAGGAGGCGTAGGCCCCCGGCCACGGACCGGGCGTCGCCACCTCCGGCTCCACCTCGGTCTTCGTGTCGAAGAGCCGGAAGCCGCGGCGCAGGTAGTTGTCCATGGCGTGCGGCCCGTCCTTGGAGCAGGTGTGCAGCCACACCCGCTTCGTCGTCGGCCGCTCGGGCCAGCGCTCCGCCAGGTCCCAGGCGCGCGCCACGCCGCACGAGAGGAGATGACCGCCGATCCGCCGCCCTCGGAAGGCGGGGATCAGCCCGAAGTACATGATCTCGACCACGCCGTCGTCCTGCGGGTCCAGCTCGACGTACCCGGCCGGCGTCCCGTTCTCGTACGCCACCCAGGTCTCCGCGCCGGGCCGCCGCAGGGCCTCCTCCCACTGGGCGTACGTCATGCCCAGCCGGTCGGTCCACCGGATGTCGCCGCCCACCGCCGTGTAGAGGAACCGGCTGAACTCCGGCAGCACCACCTCGGACCGGACGACACGGACATCGCCCTCCGGGGCGGCGGCCGGGCGGAGGTCGGCGGGCGAGGTCTGCTCCAGGGACCAGACGGTCACCTCGGTGGTCGGCGCTGCGGGCTGCGGGATGTCGCTCATGACGGCCAGAGAACCATGGAGCCGCACGCCGGTGCACAGCGGCCCCGCCTCTCGCACGGGCTGCGGTGGGCCCGCCCGCGCGCCGCCCGCCCCCGTCTTCCGCTCCCCGGCCCCCCGACCGAGCCCCAGCGCCCCCCTCAGGTGGCCCGCGCCGCCCTGCGGGCCTCCGCCACCACCGGCGCCAGCGAGTGCGGCAGCAGATCCGCGCCGTGCTCCGGACGGATCACCTCCACCTCCACCCCGTCCCCGAAGCGGTACGGGCGGTGGGCCAGGACCTCCGCCAGATGACGCCGCAGCCGGGAGATCTCGGCCCGGACCGTCACCGTCCGGGTCGCGTCCCCGAAGATGTCCTGCGCCAGCTCCGAGGCCGTCCGCCCCTCCCGGTGCACCGCCAACGCGTACAGCAGCTCCGCGTGGCGCGGCGAGAGCGGCTGCTTCACGTTGCCCAGCGGCCCGGTCACATGCACGGCGAGCGCCCGGGGCCGGCTCAGGTCCAGCACCACCCGGCGCGGCGCCCCCCGCACCGTCCCGCCGTCGTCCACCTGCACCAGCCAGCCGCCCGGCAGCGGCTCGACCTGGCACATGCCGAGCGAGGGCAGCCACACCGGACCCGGCCGCAGCGACTTCGGCAGCGGCAGCCGGTCCACCGGAGGCATGCCGGTCACCGCAGCCAGCCGCCCGTACACGTCCACCGCCAGCGCCCGCCCCCCGATCCGGCACAGGATCGGCGCGGCCACCGCGCGCAGCCGCTCGATCTCCGCCAGGTGCCGGGTGCGGATCTCCCCCTCGGCGAGCCGGGCCACCGAGTCGACCAGGGCCAGGGTCGCCGGATGGAAGGTGGACGCGGGACCGCTGATGTCGACGATCCCGATCAGCCGCCCGTCGCGGGGATCCCGCACCGGGGCCGCCGCACAGGTCCAGCCGTGCAGCGCCCGGATGAAGTGCTCGGCGGAGTGCACCTGGACGGGGACCCGGGCGGCCAGCGCGGTCCCGATCGCGTTCGTCCCGGTCGCCGCCTCGGCCCAGGCCGCGCCTTCCTCCAGACAGATGTCGTGGGCCCGGCGCAGCACCCCCGTGTTGCCCTGCCGCCACAGCACCCGGCCCTCGGTGTCGGTCACCACCATGATCTGCTGCGCGGCGTCCGCGATCGAGGCCAGTCCCGCCCGCAGCAGCGGCATCAGTTCGCCGAGCGCCGTGCTGCGCCGCCGGTGCTCGATCTCGTCCGCCTCCAGCAGCTCGCTCTCCGGCGACTGGTCGGGGTCGATGCCGCTGCGCACCACCCGGTCCCAGGAGGCGTCGATCTCCGCCCGGGGCGCGACACCGGACGGCTCGCCCGCCAGCCGGGCCTCCCGTGCCCGATGGAGCAACCGGGTGGCCTGGCGGCCCGCCCTCTGGCGCGTCACCCGCTCCACCCCCGCCGAACCTGTCTCCGTCATGGTCCCCGTTCCCCCCGAACGCTTCCCGACCCCGGCCCATCCTGCCGCTCGCCCGGCAGGGCCGCCGAGCAGTCCACACAATGGTTGCAACCCTTTGCAACTCTGGCGGTGCCCTGCGGGTCCGTACGAGAGTGGCAGAGACGCTGAGCACCGGGCTTCCCGGGCGCCCGGTGTCGCATGAGCATGGAGGGTGGTGCCGTGTCGGCGCAGCACCACCCTCCGTCGCTTCCCCGCTGCCAGGCGGCTACGTAGCGGACGGCCGGGCCCGTGCCACCACCGAGGCCAGATCCAGGCTGTGCGGCAGCGTTCCGAACACCGCGCCCCCGTCCCCGCCGAGGCGCGACGCGCAGAACGCGTCGGCCACCTCCGGCGGAGCCCAGCGCACCAGCAGCGAACCCTGGAGCACCAGCGCGAACCTCTCCACCAGCCGCCGTGCCCGCGCCTCGATGCCGTCCAGGTCGGCCAGCTCCGTCAGCAGCGCCTTGATCGCCGCGTCCAGCCGGTGATCCGCCCCGCGCGCCCGCCCGACCTCCCGCAGGAACGCGTCGAGCGCCCGCGGCTCCCGCTGGAGCGCCCGCAGCACATCCAGCGCCTGGACGTTCCCCGAGCCCTCCCAGATCGAGTTGAGCGGCGCCTCGCGCAGCAGCCGGGGCATCCCCGACTCCTCGACGTACCCGTTGCCGCCCAGGCACTCCAGCGCCTCCCCGACCACGGCGGTGCAGCGCTTGGTGACCCAGAACTTCGCGGCGGGCAGCGCGAGCCGCAGGAACGCCCGCTCCTCCTCCGTGTCCGCGTCGTACGCCGCCGCCAGCCGCATCGCCAGCACCGTCGCCGCCTCCGACTCCAGGGCCAGGTCGGCCAGGACGTTGCGCATCAGGGGCTTGTCGATCAGCGGCCCGCCGAACGCGCCGCGGTACGCACTGTGATGGACCGCCTGGGCCACCGCCTGCCGCATCAGCCCGGCCGAACCCACCACGCAGTCGAGACGGGTGGCCGCCACCATCTCGATGATGGTGCGCACGCCGCGCCCCTCCTCGCCGACGAGACGGGCCCAGGTCCCGTCGAACTCGACCTCGGCGGACGCGTTGGACCGGTTGCCCAGCTTGTCCTTGAGCCGCTGGATCAGGAACACGTTGCGCGTGCCGTCCGGGAGCACACGCGGCAACAGGAAGCAGCTCAGCCCGCCCGGCGCCTGCGCCAGCACCAGGAAACCGTCCGACATCGGCGCCGAACAGAACCACTTGTGCCCGGTGAGCAGATACTCGCCCTCACCGGACAGCGGCTCGGCCCGGGTCGTGTTGGACCGCACGTCGGTGCCGCCCTGCTTCTCCGTCATGCCCATCCCGAAGAGCACCCCGGCCTTCTCGCGCGGATTCCGCAGCCCCTCCACGTACGTGTGCGAGGTCAGCAGCGGCTCCCACACGGCGGCCAGCGCCGGATCGGTGCGCAGCGCGGGCACCGCGGCATGCGTCATCGACAGCGGGCAGCCGTGCCCCGCCTCGGCCTGCGTCCAGACCAGGAACCCCGCCGCGCGCCGGACATGACCGGCCGGCCGGCCCCAGGCGTCCGTCAGCCCGGCGGACACGGCATGGCCCAGCAGCCGGTGCCAGGACGGATGGAACTCCACCTCGTCGACGCGATGCCCATAACGGTCATGGGTCCGCAGCACGGGCGGGTGCGCGTTCGCCCGCGCACCCCACTCCTGGGCCTGGGCGGAGCCGGCGGCCCGGCCGAGCTCGCCGAGTTCCTCCAGCGCCACGGGCAGGTTCCCGGGCTCGATGTGCCGCTCGACGGCCTCGGACAGGACCCGGTCGGTGGCGAAGACGTCGTGGCCGACCAGCGGCGGAACCTGATTGGTCACGGTGTGGGTGGTGGCTGCCATACGGATACGGTAAGGAGGTGCAGGCAGCAAATGAAACACCCGAGCGGCCGTCGGGCCGGCTCCACCGGGCGCGAGTGCTCTACCGCAACGTCTCCAAACGGCGCATGGCGTGGCACTTGCTGAAGGACACCGTCAACTCGTGCATCGAGTACCGCATTCTGGGCCTCGCGGCCGAGGCGGCGTTCTTCACCCTGCTCTCGCTGCCCCCGCTGCTGCTCGGCATGATCGGACTGCTCGGTTACGTCGACGAGTGGACGGCCACCACCACGGTCGCCTCCATCGAGCGCAACATCCTCTCCGCCTCCCAGACGGTGCTGTCCGAGCGCGGGGTCAACGACTTCGCCAAACCGCTGCTCGCCGACGTCACGACCGGGGCCCGCCCCGACGTCATCTCCCTCGGCTTCGCCATCGCCCTGTGGTCGGGCTCCCGCGCGGTGAACGTCTTCATCGACACCATCACCGTGATGTACGGCCTCGACGGCCACCGCGGCATCGTCAAGACCCGGCTGCTCGCCTTCCTGCTGTACGTCGTCGCCCTGCTGCTCGGCGCGGTGGTGCTGCCGCTGCTGGTCGTCGGCCCGGACCGGGTGGTCGAGTTCGTGCCGTGGGGCACCGAGGTCGTAGCCGTCCTGTACTGGCCGCTCGTCATACTGCTGACCATCGCGTTCCTCACGACGCTCTACCACGTGTCCGTGCCCGTCCGTTCGCCCTGGATCGAGGACGTTCCCGGGGCGCTGGTGGCGCTCGGCATGTGGGTTCTCGGCAGCTTCCTGCTCCGGATCTACCTGACCAGCACGGTCGAGGGCCCGACCATCTACGGCTCCTTGGCGGCGCCGATCGCCGTGCTGCTGTGGATCGGCATCTCCGCCTTCGCGGTCCTGGTCGGCGCCGCGGTCAACGCGGCCATCGACCGGGTGTGGCCCTCGCTCGCCACGGCCGCCGCCCGCGAGGCCACGGAACGCGTCAGGGCGGCGCAGGCCGCCGAGTTCGTCGCCCGTACCCGCTCGGCCGCCTACGAGGGCTCGGACGACGAGGATGACGAGGACGACGGCCCCGCCTACATGCCCTCAGAGTTCCCCGAGCGCTGGTCCCGTTTCCTGCCGCCCGACGACGTGAAGTCCCGGCTGCACGCGACCCGGGAGAAGGAGCCCAAGGACGCGAAGGAACCGAGGGAGTCCACCGAGGCCGAGGAACCGCCCACCCGCTGACCGCGCTAGCGTGGAGACATGCCCCGGCGACACCAGCGGTACCAGGAGCGGCCCTCCCGGCTGGACGGGGCCGTCGTCTGGACCCTGGACGTCCCGCCGGGCCCCGGGCGGCCCGCCCGGTCCGTGCTCCCCGACGGCTGTATGGACCTGATCTGGACCGCCGGCCGACTGGTCGTCGCCGGGCCCGACACCCACGCGTTCGAGGTCGACCCGCGCAACCGTGGCTCCTGCGCCGCGATCCGGTTCGCGCCCGGCACCGCCCCCGCTCTCCTCGGCGTACCGGCGCACGAAGTGCGCGACCATCGGGTCGACCTGGCCGCGCTCTGGCCCCGTACCGCCGTCGCGGCGCTCACCGAACGGATCGCCCGGTCCGCCGACCCCGCCGCCGCCCTGGAGGAGTTCGCGCTCGCCAGGTCCGCCGAGACCGGCCCGCCCGACCCGCTCACGGCGGCCGTCGCCGACGGCCTCCGGCGCGGCAGGAGCGTCGCGTCGACGGCCGCCGAGGTCGGCCTCGGCGCCCGCCAGCTGCACCGCCGCTCCCTGGCCGCCTTCGGTTACGGCCCGAAGACGCTGGCCCGGATCCTCCGCCTGCAACGCGCCCTGGCCCTGGTCCGCACCGGCCTGCCCTACGCCGAGGCGGCCGGCGCTGCGGGCTGCACCGACCAGGCGCACCTGGCCCGGGAGATGCGCGACCTGGCCGGGACGACCCTCGGGGCCTACTTCGCGGCAGGGGAGGCGGAGGCGAACAACGACACCCCGCACCCGTCCGGGTCCAGCACCACCGCGTAGCGCTGCCCCCACTCCGCGTCCCACGGCTTGAGGTGCCCGGTGTACCCGGCACCGACCAGCTCCGCGTACAACGCGTCCACCTCCGCCGGACTGTCGCAGACGAACGCCAGCGCGACCCGCTCACCGCCGCCCGCAGGACGCTGCCACTCCGGGTCGAACGAGGTGATGACCTCCTCCGTGTCCCACAGCAGCCGCTGCCCGCCCGGCAGGGTCACTTCGACATGGGGCGCGGACTCCGCCCCGTCGGGGATGTCGAGCCCGAGCCGCCGGTAGAAGGCGAGCGAGGCCGCGAGGTCGGAGGTGATGATGCTGATGGCGTCGAGTCGTGGAGTCATGCCCCGACCGTATGCACGCGGCCCCGCGGCAGTCTTGTACGAATCGGTCACCCCGGGGCTCATCCCAGGCAGTCCGCCGGCGACGTCCCCGGATCGGTCACGGCCAGCCCGAGGGCGGCCCGCTCCGTGATCCACCGCGTCGGGCGGTGGCGCGGGTCGCCCGTCGACGTGTGCAGCGCCCGCTGGAGCG
This sequence is a window from Streptomyces parvus. Protein-coding genes within it:
- a CDS encoding nitrite/sulfite reductase, which encodes MAATPEQPATTTPRRKAGRHRGEGQWAVGHHTPLNGNEQFKKDDDGLNVRTRIETIYSKRGFESIDPNDLRGRMRWWGLYTQRKPGIDGGKTAVLEPEELDDEYFMLRVRIDGGRLTTQQLRVVGEISQEFARGTADLTDRQNVQYHWIRIEDVPEIWRRLEEVGLSTTEACGDTPRVILGSPVAGIAENEIIDGTPAIDEIQRRFIGNPDFSNLPRKFKSAVSGSPHLDVAHEINDVAFVGVNHPEHGPGFDLWVGGGLSTNPKLGVRLGAWVPLDEVPDVYGGVIGIFRDYGYRRLRTRARLKFLVADWGAEKFRQILEDEYLKRKLVDGPAPEQPAQTWRDHLGVHRQKDGRFYVGFAARVGRVDGSTLAKIADLADAHGSGRVRTTAEQKMIVLDVAEEQVDSLVAGLEALDLKVTPSPFRRGTMACTGIEFCKLAIVETKARGASLIDELERRIPEFDHPITININGCPNACARIQVADIGLKGQLMLDENGEQVEGYQVHLGGALGLEAGFGRKVRGLKVTSAELPDYVERVLGRFQEEREDGERFAAWAARASAESLS
- a CDS encoding putative leader peptide; protein product: MSGTGIALVSRRHVDLGRMSSAICPVS
- a CDS encoding GNAT family N-acetyltransferase; protein product: MSDIPQPAAPTTEVTVWSLEQTSPADLRPAAAPEGDVRVVRSEVVLPEFSRFLYTAVGGDIRWTDRLGMTYAQWEEALRRPGAETWVAYENGTPAGYVELDPQDDGVVEIMYFGLIPAFRGRRIGGHLLSCGVARAWDLAERWPERPTTKRVWLHTCSKDGPHAMDNYLRRGFRLFDTKTEVEPEVATPGPWPGAYAS
- a CDS encoding GAF domain-containing protein codes for the protein MTETGSAGVERVTRQRAGRQATRLLHRAREARLAGEPSGVAPRAEIDASWDRVVRSGIDPDQSPESELLEADEIEHRRRSTALGELMPLLRAGLASIADAAQQIMVVTDTEGRVLWRQGNTGVLRRAHDICLEEGAAWAEAATGTNAIGTALAARVPVQVHSAEHFIRALHGWTCAAAPVRDPRDGRLIGIVDISGPASTFHPATLALVDSVARLAEGEIRTRHLAEIERLRAVAAPILCRIGGRALAVDVYGRLAAVTGMPPVDRLPLPKSLRPGPVWLPSLGMCQVEPLPGGWLVQVDDGGTVRGAPRRVVLDLSRPRALAVHVTGPLGNVKQPLSPRHAELLYALAVHREGRTASELAQDIFGDATRTVTVRAEISRLRRHLAEVLAHRPYRFGDGVEVEVIRPEHGADLLPHSLAPVVAEARRAARAT
- a CDS encoding acyl-CoA dehydrogenase family protein, translating into MAATTHTVTNQVPPLVGHDVFATDRVLSEAVERHIEPGNLPVALEELGELGRAAGSAQAQEWGARANAHPPVLRTHDRYGHRVDEVEFHPSWHRLLGHAVSAGLTDAWGRPAGHVRRAAGFLVWTQAEAGHGCPLSMTHAAVPALRTDPALAAVWEPLLTSHTYVEGLRNPREKAGVLFGMGMTEKQGGTDVRSNTTRAEPLSGEGEYLLTGHKWFCSAPMSDGFLVLAQAPGGLSCFLLPRVLPDGTRNVFLIQRLKDKLGNRSNASAEVEFDGTWARLVGEEGRGVRTIIEMVAATRLDCVVGSAGLMRQAVAQAVHHSAYRGAFGGPLIDKPLMRNVLADLALESEAATVLAMRLAAAYDADTEEERAFLRLALPAAKFWVTKRCTAVVGEALECLGGNGYVEESGMPRLLREAPLNSIWEGSGNVQALDVLRALQREPRALDAFLREVGRARGADHRLDAAIKALLTELADLDGIEARARRLVERFALVLQGSLLVRWAPPEVADAFCASRLGGDGGAVFGTLPHSLDLASVVARARPSAT